In Procambarus clarkii isolate CNS0578487 chromosome 74, FALCON_Pclarkii_2.0, whole genome shotgun sequence, one DNA window encodes the following:
- the LOC123767332 gene encoding 26S proteasome non-ATPase regulatory subunit 9 isoform X1: MIYTRESVMALIEEKEKLEQTLKELWDVLKSNNVGMTEPVIDSEGYPRSDIDVYQVRHARHQIKCLQNDHTALLRHIEEGLAVVLSPSNVEAMDPNGVSVSPPTPSREPFARVDYIALGSPASIAGVEEKDLVTQFGSITSDNFRSMANLSQVVQHSVNSPIQVIVIRNEQSITLSLTPRQWSGRGLLGCNIVPIEKLDR, from the exons ATGATATACACAAGAGAATCAGTAATGGCCCTCATCGAGGAAAAGGAGAAACTAGAACAAACGCTGAAAGAACTGTGGGATGTCCTGAAATCA AATAATGTGGGCATGACTGAACCAGTAATTGACAGTGAAGGTTACCCTCGGTCGGACATTGATGTTTACCAAGTACGGCATGCACGGCACCAGATAAAAT GTTTGCAGAATGATCACACGGCCCTACTACGGCACATTGAGGAAGGCCTAGCTGTTGTTCTCAGCCCATCCAATGTAGAGGCTATGGATCCCAATGGTGTCAGTGTTTCTCCTCCAACTCCATCTCGTGAACCATTTGCTAGAGTAGATTACATTGCTCTTGGCTCACCAGCAAGTATAGCA GGAGTTGAAGAGAAGGACTTGGTGACCCAGTTTGGATCCATCACAAGTGACAACTTCCGCAGCATGGCCAACTTGTCCCAGGTTGTGCAGCACTCTGTTAATTCACCCATCCAG GTTATTGTGATCCGCAATGAGCAAAGCatcaccctctccctcactcctcgtcAGTGGTCTGGTCGTGGTCTTCTTGGGTGCAATATTGTTCCCATCGAGAAATTAGACC GATGA
- the LOC123767333 gene encoding uncharacterized protein: protein MPDTISPLEEPARKWKISINFSERNDKKPNDSKVVWTPNLVRQVKRAFRIVRRDEDGRNCVRRGKRPPLLLTLCSTIDLCTPNTRFKGGLDTQFGQTGEESIWDSSKR from the exons ATGCCGGACACCATCTCCCCACTTGAAGAACCAGCCAGAAAATGGAAAATATCTATCAACTTTTCTGAGAGAAACGATAAAAAACCAAACG attcaaaggtggtctggacacccaatttggtcagacaggtgaagagagcatttaggatagttcgaagagatgaagatggtcgcaattgtgttcgaagaggcaaacgccccccattgctcctgacattatgttcaaccattgacctctgcacacctaacacaag attcaaaggtggtctggacacccaatttggtcagacaggtgaagagagcatttgggatagttcgaagagataa
- the LOC123767332 gene encoding 26S proteasome non-ATPase regulatory subunit 9 isoform X2, with translation MTEPVIDSEGYPRSDIDVYQVRHARHQIKCLQNDHTALLRHIEEGLAVVLSPSNVEAMDPNGVSVSPPTPSREPFARVDYIALGSPASIAGVEEKDLVTQFGSITSDNFRSMANLSQVVQHSVNSPIQVIVIRNEQSITLSLTPRQWSGRGLLGCNIVPIEKLDR, from the exons ATGACTGAACCAGTAATTGACAGTGAAGGTTACCCTCGGTCGGACATTGATGTTTACCAAGTACGGCATGCACGGCACCAGATAAAAT GTTTGCAGAATGATCACACGGCCCTACTACGGCACATTGAGGAAGGCCTAGCTGTTGTTCTCAGCCCATCCAATGTAGAGGCTATGGATCCCAATGGTGTCAGTGTTTCTCCTCCAACTCCATCTCGTGAACCATTTGCTAGAGTAGATTACATTGCTCTTGGCTCACCAGCAAGTATAGCA GGAGTTGAAGAGAAGGACTTGGTGACCCAGTTTGGATCCATCACAAGTGACAACTTCCGCAGCATGGCCAACTTGTCCCAGGTTGTGCAGCACTCTGTTAATTCACCCATCCAG GTTATTGTGATCCGCAATGAGCAAAGCatcaccctctccctcactcctcgtcAGTGGTCTGGTCGTGGTCTTCTTGGGTGCAATATTGTTCCCATCGAGAAATTAGACC GATGA